A part of Paramisgurnus dabryanus chromosome 15, PD_genome_1.1, whole genome shotgun sequence genomic DNA contains:
- the LOC135782869 gene encoding uncharacterized protein isoform X2, with protein sequence MEIFESMILHPLSQSSMQKIQHHIYKTVLVGDTVTLSCNTTLQRDDITWKMNSINIFSYDSFSNRSMTNFNSNRMYIDPAIPTELKINKIQTSDAANYSCYSSSTPIKWILTVTESTSLQLFEPPLLYIIGSCAGGCLIIGLIIALIVCIHRRRTNNRDEGDRSQAPVRKQSTKKTSHCMAVVEDDDQCDNGIYENYQNML encoded by the exons ATGGAGATATTTGAAAGCATGATTCTTCACCCAT TGTCCCAATCCAGCATGCAAAAAATTCAGCATCACATCTACAAAACAGTGTTGGTGGGGGACACAGTCACACTTTCCTGCAATACAACTCTACAAAGAGATGATATCACATGGAAAATGAATAGCATCAATATTTTTAGTTACGACTCATTCAGTAATAGAAGTATGACAAACTTCAACTCAAACAGGATGTATATTGATCCAGCAATTCCAACGgagctaaaaataaataaaatacaaacatctGATGCTGCAAACTATTCCTGTTACAGTTCTTCAACACCAATAAAATGGATATTAACAGTAACAG AAAGCACATCCTTACAGTTATTTGAACCACCACTGCTTTACATTATCGGCTCATGTGCTGGAGGCTGTCTGATCATCGGTCTGATCATTGCTCTGATCGTCTGTATTCACAG GAGAAGGACAAACAACAGAGATGAAGGTGACAGG TCACAGGCACCAGTCAGAAAACAGTCAACCAAGAAAACCTCTCACTGTATGGCAGTGGTTGAAGATGATGATCAGTGTGATAATGGCATATATGAAAATTACCAAAATATGTTGTAG
- the LOC135782869 gene encoding uncharacterized protein isoform X1: MEIFESMILHPCLCVFLTLYAVSQSSMQKIQHHIYKTVLVGDTVTLSCNTTLQRDDITWKMNSINIFSYDSFSNRSMTNFNSNRMYIDPAIPTELKINKIQTSDAANYSCYSSSTPIKWILTVTESTSLQLFEPPLLYIIGSCAGGCLIIGLIIALIVCIHRRRTNNRDEGDRSQAPVRKQSTKKTSHCMAVVEDDDQCDNGIYENYQNML, translated from the exons ATGGAGATATTTGAAAGCATGATTCTTCACCCATGTCTGTGTGTCTTCCTTACTTTATATGCAG TGTCCCAATCCAGCATGCAAAAAATTCAGCATCACATCTACAAAACAGTGTTGGTGGGGGACACAGTCACACTTTCCTGCAATACAACTCTACAAAGAGATGATATCACATGGAAAATGAATAGCATCAATATTTTTAGTTACGACTCATTCAGTAATAGAAGTATGACAAACTTCAACTCAAACAGGATGTATATTGATCCAGCAATTCCAACGgagctaaaaataaataaaatacaaacatctGATGCTGCAAACTATTCCTGTTACAGTTCTTCAACACCAATAAAATGGATATTAACAGTAACAG AAAGCACATCCTTACAGTTATTTGAACCACCACTGCTTTACATTATCGGCTCATGTGCTGGAGGCTGTCTGATCATCGGTCTGATCATTGCTCTGATCGTCTGTATTCACAG GAGAAGGACAAACAACAGAGATGAAGGTGACAGG TCACAGGCACCAGTCAGAAAACAGTCAACCAAGAAAACCTCTCACTGTATGGCAGTGGTTGAAGATGATGATCAGTGTGATAATGGCATATATGAAAATTACCAAAATATGTTGTAG